One window from the genome of Sulfodiicoccus acidiphilus encodes:
- a CDS encoding ATP-binding cassette domain-containing protein yields MRMGDGVAEQLAAAGESEVEEKVSKALEVVGLDPEVRFRYPLEFSGGQRISIARAIIGSLKYLILDEPTSNFYVSMQVQVLNLFLDI; encoded by the coding sequence ATGAGGATGGGCGACGGGGTGGCAGAGCAGTTGGCGGCGGCAGGGGAGAGTGAAGTGGAGGAAAAGGTGAGCAAAGCCTTGGAGGTGGTGGGCCTTGACCCAGAGGTGAGGTTCAGGTACCCCCTCGAGTTCTCTGGAGGACAGAGGATATCCATAGCGAGGGCGATCATAGGCTCGCTCAAGTACCTGATATTGGACGAGCCTACGTCCAACTTCTACGTGTCGATGCAGGTCCAGGTCCTCAACCTCTTCCTAGACATTTAG
- the sepP gene encoding undecaprenyl-diphosphatase SepP, which produces MDRYKAGAFLAFLFAALTVLVKVLSEPKVPGNILIFHLINDAQVPALNPVMVFLSLYGREYVWIPVVAILFFFRRRASMIMASAFIADIVLGEGLKYAVAQLRPFLYVSAHLLVPPPHDFSYPSGHALIVSTGAVVSYYTLPRWAWIPLMVEAVAVSYSRVYVGVHWPADVLGGWLLGTAVAQLSFLLENFKWYRSLERALKAREQ; this is translated from the coding sequence GTGGATAGGTACAAGGCTGGGGCTTTCCTCGCGTTTCTCTTCGCCGCCCTCACTGTGTTGGTGAAAGTCCTCTCCGAGCCTAAAGTTCCAGGTAACATCCTCATCTTCCACCTCATCAATGACGCTCAAGTTCCGGCCCTCAATCCAGTCATGGTTTTCCTTTCCCTATACGGCAGGGAGTACGTGTGGATACCTGTGGTGGCCATCCTTTTCTTTTTCAGGAGGAGAGCCTCCATGATAATGGCTTCCGCCTTCATCGCGGATATAGTATTGGGTGAGGGATTGAAGTACGCAGTGGCTCAGCTGAGGCCCTTCCTTTACGTAAGCGCCCACCTTCTGGTACCTCCACCCCACGACTTCAGTTACCCCTCGGGACACGCCCTCATAGTCTCCACCGGAGCAGTGGTGTCCTACTATACTCTGCCTAGGTGGGCTTGGATCCCCCTCATGGTCGAGGCGGTGGCCGTGAGCTACTCCCGAGTGTACGTCGGAGTTCACTGGCCGGCCGACGTCCTCGGAGGGTGGTTGTTGGGAACTGCGGTCGCTCAGCTCTCCTTCCTCTTGGAGAACTTCAAGTGGTATAGGTCCTTAGAGAGAGCGCTGAAGGCCAGGGAACAGTGA
- a CDS encoding ATP-binding cassette domain-containing protein, producing MKGGETLALIGESGSGKSTLGLATLRLRRPTSGRIEFMGIDVTKAEKYKPRPLRRYMQVLLQDPYSSQDEDGRRGGRAVGGGRGE from the coding sequence GTGAAGGGCGGGGAGACCTTAGCTCTGATAGGTGAATCGGGCTCGGGAAAGTCCACATTGGGATTAGCCACACTGAGACTGCGCAGGCCGACGTCAGGGAGGATAGAGTTCATGGGGATCGATGTAACTAAGGCCGAGAAGTACAAGCCGAGGCCGCTAAGGAGATACATGCAAGTCCTCCTTCAGGACCCTTACTCGTCGCAGGATGAGGATGGGCGACGGGGTGGCAGAGCAGTTGGCGGCGGCAGGGGAGAGTGA
- a CDS encoding helix-turn-helix transcriptional regulator: MSETSTESKIILFIKKNGPATLQEIAEGLGITKMGVHKHITRLEQKGLISRKIIKRDIGRPTYVFNLTEEGKLYFSNSDSLTLMELLDYVKREGKGDIVIRFLKDRYKILYREYKEKLDKKKLDEKVEVLGKLRTSTGYMAEVRKIGNSFELIEFNCPIYRIASLFGEACSMERELFSKVLEADVENTHRQVNDSYLCRFIIRHRNGG; the protein is encoded by the coding sequence GTGTCAGAAACCTCTACCGAAAGCAAGATAATCTTATTCATCAAGAAAAATGGTCCCGCCACTCTCCAAGAGATAGCGGAGGGTTTGGGAATAACTAAGATGGGGGTGCATAAACACATAACGCGACTGGAACAGAAGGGATTGATTTCGAGGAAAATAATAAAAAGAGATATAGGCAGACCAACATATGTTTTCAATCTAACTGAAGAAGGCAAATTATATTTCAGCAATTCTGATTCACTTACATTAATGGAACTCCTAGATTATGTAAAAAGGGAAGGAAAAGGAGACATAGTAATAAGGTTTCTTAAGGACAGATATAAAATACTTTATAGAGAATACAAGGAAAAACTGGATAAAAAGAAGCTTGATGAAAAGGTCGAGGTTTTAGGAAAGTTAAGAACGTCCACGGGCTACATGGCGGAGGTAAGGAAAATTGGAAATTCATTCGAATTAATAGAATTTAACTGTCCAATATATAGAATAGCTTCACTATTTGGTGAAGCGTGCTCCATGGAAAGGGAACTGTTTTCTAAGGTTCTGGAAGCAGACGTTGAAAACACTCACAGGCAGGTCAACGATTCCTATCTCTGTAGATTTATCATAAGACACAGAAACGGGGGATAG